The Sphingopyxis fribergensis DNA segment TTAGCGCCGTCGAGCGCGCCGGCATGTCGACGCTGAACAAGGAACAGCGCGTTTCGTACGAGCTGGAAACCGACCAGCGCGGCAAGACCTCGGCTGTCAATCTTCAGCCTGCATGATGATATCCGGTCCGGCGTCCTTCGGGGTGCCGGGCCGGACCATCCGCCGATCGTCTCGGCGCTCCAGCTCGTGCAGTCCCCCAAGGAGCATCCTATGGATATGAACGAGCTTTTCTTTCGGCACCAGATGGCCCTGATGGCCGTCGGCCGGATGCGCGGCGCCAGTGCGCGCCATGCCGATTTCGACCTGCCCGGCCATTATGCCGACCGCATCGACGCCTATCGCGTCCGCCGCGGCATGAGCAAATATTTCGCCGTGGCGGCGCGCCCCGAAGCGGCGCCAACCATCGGCGCCTGATCGACGGCGCCTAACCGACCCGGTCGACCTCGATATGCGGCCAGCGCGCCGCGAGCCGCTCCGCCCAGCGCTCATAGGGCCACGGGATGACCTCCTGGTCGAACCAGAAGAGGCGATTCCCTTCCAGATCATAGAGATGCACTTCGTCGTCGCTGTCCTCCTGCGGAACGATGCGAAGCTTGCCGATGCGCGACGGGTGGATGCGGCCTTCGTCGCCGCCGCTCGCGCCGACGCGGCCCTGCCACCAGACCAGGTCGCCCGTCGCGGGGTCGATGAAGCTGCCGCGGTTCGGATTGGCGAGCATGTTGAGCCCGGCGCCAAGCGCGACCAGCGCACCGAGACCCTGCGCCAGCGGCACCAGCCATGGCGCGCATTCGCGTCCGGCCTCACTGCAATTGTCGGCGGGATCGATCGCCGACGCGGCACAGAAAAAGACCAGGCCGAACACAAGCAACAGCCACATCCGGTAATCGGTGCGCGCGCTGCGCCGATAGGGTGGGATGGTGCCGGTCATCGCCCCGATTTAGCGCGACAACCTCAACGCTTGGCTAATGGCCGATGCGTTGCGGATGCGCCGCACCGACGTGAAACATTTTGTTGGCGTTTCAGCCTATAAGGCGGGCTGGCCCCGTTTGCGCGAATCGCGCGCGAGCGGGACGATGGATTTTGACACGCGCATGAAGCCCGAACTGACCCTGACCGCCCGCTCGACGTGGCGCGACCCGCTGCCGGAAAAGCCGGCGGGGCCGGGGCGTGCCTTTTGGGCGGCGATCGTCGGGGTAATGTCGGTCGCCTGCCTCGCCTTCCTGCTGTCGAGCGGGCAGCTACGTGCGCCGGTGGTTTTCGGACCGTATAGCGTCTCGGTGCCGCTGAACTTTCGCGCTTATGACCCCGAACGCTGGGCGATCATGAATGCCGAGGATTATGCGGATGCACTGAAAATCGATCCGACGCTGCCCGACCCGAACAGCGTCGGTTATGGTGACGCAGCGGCATTGCCCCCCGCCGATCCCGCGCTGCTGCGCGAGGAGGCCTTTGTGGGGCCGCCGGCCAAATCCTATGTCTTTCGGGGGGTCACCGCGCTCGACCGCGAGCGCGCGCATTATTGCCTGACCGCCGCCGTCTATTATGAAGCCGCGTCCGAAACCGACGACGGGATGCGCGGCGTCGCGCAGACGGTGATCAACCGCGTGCGCCACCCGAGCTTTCCCAACACGGTATGCGGCGTCGTCTTTCAGGGGTCGCAGCGCGCGGGCGTGTGCCAGTTCACCTTCAGCTGCGACGGTGCGATGGCGCGCGCGCCCGAACGGCGGAACTGGCTCCGCGCGAGTCGCGTCGCGTCGGCCGCGCTCGGCGGCACTGTTTTCCCCAAGGTCGGGCTCGCGACGCATTATCACACGCAAGCGATCTGGCCGCGCTGGGGCAAGAGCCTGGTGATGACCAACATCGTCGGCGCGCATATCTTTCACCGCTGGCGCGGGCGCTGGGGCATGCCCGACGCGTTCCGCGCGCCTTATCTCGGCCGCGAACCGGTGCCCGGCCCCTATCTGCCGCTCGCGCAGCAACTGACGATCCTGAAAGGTCAGGGCCTGCCGCCCGGCGCCGGCCCCGCGCCGATGCTCACGGGCGCAGCCGCGCCGCTTCCCGACACCCCCGCCGCGCCGCTGCCCGGCACGATGGCCCCCGCGGCGCCCGTCGCACCGCCGCCCGCGGCGGCTCCCGCTGCGCAGACCTATGCCGATCCGCGCCTCAACCAGTCGGGGCAGGTCCGCGAGGAATTCAAGGGCAGCGGAGAGTGGAAACAGTGACGCAAACGGCCTAAACTCTCCCCTTTGTCACCCCGGATTTGATCCGGGGTCCATGGACCGAGAGCCCGGCGTTGCGGTCCTCCCGGATCAAGTCCCGGATGACGAAAAGAGAATGGGGAGAGGTCATCATGGGACATGTCAAAGGCATCGGCGGACTGTTTTTCCGGGCGCGCGATCCCGAGGCGTTGAACGCCTGGTACAAGGAACGGCTGGGTATCGGCGCCGGCTGCAACGCCGACGACAGCGGGCCGGTCGACGAATGGACTTGGAACGTCGCGGCAGGCCCGGTCGTTTTCGCGCCGTTCAAAGCCGACACCGACTATTTCGCTGCCGATCGCCAGTTCATGATCAACCTGCGCGTCGACGATCTCGACGCCGTGCTCGCGCCGTTTCGCGAAGCGGGTGACGAGGTCATCACCAAGGATGAGTGGAACGACCCCGCGATCGGCCGCTTTGCGCGGGTTCACGATCCGGAAGGCAATCCGATCGAATTGTGGGAACCGCCAAAGGGCTGAGTTATTTGTCGGCTTGCGCGGACGCGGCACCGGCCCGCTCCCCCCACCCGGCCTCCCATTTCAGAATACTCCGTGGGAGGCCGCGTGGGGAGCGGGCCGGTGCCGCCTTCGCCGTCAGGCGAAGATGATCAACGCCCCTGGCTGCGCCAACGCTTGACGACGCGCTCGAGGATCTCCGCCTCGCCGCCGGTTTCGCGCCACAGTTTCGAGAAGAGCGGATCGCTCGACGCCGGACGCTTTTCTTCTTCAAGCGTATCGAGATAGACGCGGATCGGGATCGATACGCCTTCGCCGCAAACGATACATTCGCGATTACGCAGCGCCGGGATCGAATCGATGAAACCGCGCGCGCCTTCGGGCATCGCCGCCTTTACGAAATGCTGGTCGCGCTCGTTGTTGAGGCGCATCGAAATGATCGTGCCGCACTGCGACAGGACGCCTTCGGCCAGATCGGACGGGCGCTGGGTAATCAGGCCCAGCGACACGCCATATTTACGGCCTTCCTTGGCGATCCGTTCGAGGATCTTGCGCACCGCCTGCCCCTGGCCGGTATCCTTCGACGGGATATAGCGGTGGGCCTCTTCGCAGACGAGCAGGATCGGGCGTTGCGGCTCGCCGCGCGACCAGATCGCATAATCGAAGGTCAGGCGCGACAGCACCGCGACGACGACGCCGGTGATGTCCGACGGCACCCCCGACACGTCGATGATCGAAATCGGCCGACCGTCCGACGGCAGGCGGAATATCTTGCCGAGGAAATTCGCCATCGTGTCAGCGACGAGCATGCCCGAGAACATGAAATTATAGCGCGGGTCGGCGCGCATTTCCTCGATCTTGCCCTTGATGCGCATGAACGGCGCGCTCGACGTCGCCTTGTCGAGCTTGCCCATCTCGTTCTGGAGGATGTTGAGCAGGTCGGACAATAGATACGGGATCGGCGAATCGACCGTGATCTTGGTCATCCCCTCGGCAAGCCGGTTCTTCGTCCGCGCCTGCAGCAGGCAGCGCGCCAGCACGTCGCAATCGGCCTGGCGGTCGCGCCCCTCGGCGGTGACGAACACTTCGCAATGTTCCTCGAAATTCATCAGCCAATAGGGCATCGCGAGGTTGTCGACGTCGAACAGCGCGCCGATTCCCTTGAACGCCGCCGAATATTCGCCGTGCGGGTCGATCATTACGATATGACCCTGCGGCGCGAGCTCGCATATCTTGTGAAGGATCAGCGCCGCGCTCGTCGACTTGCCCGTACCCGTCGAGCCGAGCAGCGCGAAATGCTTCCCCAGCATTGCGTCAACATAGAGCGACCCGCGGATATCCTTGGTCGGATAGACGGTGCCGATTTCGACATGCGCGCGCTCGTCGGCGGCATATATCTGTTTGAGGTCGGCGCTGGTCGCCGCGAAAACCTGACTGCCCGGAATCGGGTAGCGGGTGACGCCGCGACGAAAATTGTGAATGCGGCCGGTGATCTTCTCTTCTTCGCCCTCGCCAAGGAAATCAATCGTCGCGACAATAAGCCCTTCGCCGCGTTCGTGCAGTTGCTGGTCGCGGATGCTGGCGATCAGCCAGATATTGCCGACACGGACCTTGACCTGCGCCCCGACCTGCCCGGCCATCGCCACCGCGGCATCGCTCGACGACGACAATTTGCCGATCGCCGCGGCATCGAGCAGGATGCGCGAGGCCGATCCCGAAATATCGACGACTTCGCCGATCATCAGATCGTCGCGATGATGATTGGCTATCGGCGCAACCGGCGCCGCTACGCCGCCGCCGGCAAGCCGGACGTGCTGCGCTGCCGTCAAGTCCCCGGCGCTGAATCCGCCACCTTGCATGTCCATGTATCCGCCCCGCCTCGTTGTGGTCCCGAAACCGGATATCGCAGGCGAGGGTAAATATAGGTTAAAGGTTGTTCAGCGACGCCGGAAAATGGCCGAAGCACCGTAACCGAGCACCAACGACAGCAACACTGCCGAAAGGCCATACAGAAAGCCGTGGTGCTGCGCTGCCAGCGCGACGAAGCGTTCGAAACCGGCCTTGCGGATCTGCACGTCGCGCGAGGCGACCGCGAGCACGCGGCCGCGGCTGATCAGATAGGTTTCGGCGCGGTATGTCCCGACGGGAACGCGCGCCGGCACGGGGATGCGCGCGCGATAGAGCACGCCTTCGGTAATTTCGACCGCGGCGGGATTTTCGACGAAAAGACCCGAGCGACGATAAAGGTCGGTCAGCCCCGCCTCGAAACGCTCAAGCTTCCTTGCCTCGGAGAAGCCGCTCGGCGACATCGACAGATTGGCTAGCCCGAGTTCGAAAATCGCCGCGGTCCGCTCATCGACCAGCTTGTCGATCGGACGCGACGATCCGATCGCGTAAAAGGCCGGCGACGTGCGCAGGCGGATGCTGCTGGCATTGACCCAGATGCCCGCGACGCGCCGCTTTTCGCGCAGGATGATCGGCCGCACCGGCCCCTTCAGCACCACGACGATGTCGGCGCGGTCGTCGGGTAGGCGCTGGCCGGGATAGAGTATGGCGCCGAACAGCAACAATTCCTCGCCGGTAAAGCTGTACTGGATATCGATGGCGCGGCTCGACACGTCGGGGACCAGCCGCGGGTCGGCGGCGTGCGCGGCCGCTGGCAACAGCAGCGCCGCGAGGGATAGGAGCAAGGCGCGGGGCGCGCTCATTGCACCGTGTAAATTTCTTCGGGACGGATGAAGAGGTCGACCCCCATGCGCAGTGCGACGAGCAGCACGATCGCCGCGAGCGCCATGCGCAGATATTCGGGCTTCACCTTCTGCGCGAAGCGCGCGCCGACTTGCGCCCCGATCACGCTGCCGAGCAGCAGCAGCCCCGCGAGCACGATGTCGACCGCGCCGGTGGTCAGCGCGTGAACCATCGTCGTTGCGATCGTCACGAACAATATCTGGAACAGCGACGTGCCGACGACGACCTGCGTCCCCATGCCGAGCAGATAGAGCATCGCAGGCACCATGATGAAGCCGCCGCCGACGCCGAGCAGCATCGTCAGGATGCCGCCAACCATGCCGAGGAGCAACGGCGCGAGCGGCGAAATATAGAGGCCCGAGCGATAGAAGCGCCAGCGCATCGGCAGGTTCGCGACCATCGGATGATGGCGCCGCTTGCGCGCGGGTGCGGGCAATCCCGCCTGCGCAGCGCGAAAGCTTCCCCACGCCTCGCGCCCCATGAAGCTGCCGACGATACCGAGCAGCGCGACATAAAGGATGTTGATCACCGTATCGATCTGACCCCATGCGGTGAGCAGTTCGAACAGACCGGCGCCGATCAGCGAACCGAGCAGGCCGCCCGCGACAAGCACCCAGCCCATGCGCAGGTCGACCCCGCCGCGCTCAAGATGCGCCATCACCCCCGACACGCTCGCGCCCGTCACCTGCGTCGCCGCCGACGCCGCCGCCACCGTCGGCGGGATGCCGTAAAAGATCAGGAGCGGCGTGGTCAGGAAACCGCCGCCGACCCCGAACATGCCCGACAAAAAGCCGACCCCGCCACCCAGCAGGATGATGACCAGCGCATTGACCGACAGATTGGCGACTGGGAGGTAAAGATCCATGGGCCCCGAAACTTAGGTCTGCGGCGTAAAACTGCGCCGAGTCCCGCGACCCTAGAGCATTTTTTCGAAACGGGGAATCGGCTGCGGCGGCTATTTTTACCCGCGATCAGAAGTCGCTCGCGAGGGTCAGCGCGAGACCGCTTTCGGGGCGCGCATCGCCTGCGACGCGCTGGCGCCAGTCGAGCGCGATGCGGCTGCCCAAACCGACCTCGGGCAGGCGGAGAGTCAGCCGCGGGCCGACATCGACGCGCGCCGCACCCGGCTGCACCGCCCCCGCCGCAAGCGCGCCGAGGCGGAGCGGCGACATGTCGTCGGGGCCCAAGTGGCGATCGACGACGATCGCTGCGTCGGCAAAGCCGTCGCGCCGCCGCGCGCCGACAACACCCGCTTGCGCATAAGCGTCGAGCCGGAACCCCGCGGGCAGCGCAACCTCGGATACGCCGCCGCTGGCCATGATCGCCAGCGCAGTCCGGCCTTCGTTTCCCGCCGCGATACGCTGTTCGATCGCGACATCGACCGGCAGGTGCGCAAGTGGCGCAAAGCCAAGCCCGAACGCGACCTCGCGCTGTTGTGGCCGCTCGATCGCGATCGTCGCACGGCCATAGGCGCGCGCGCGGCCGGAATCGCCAAAGCCATATCCCAGACGGAGCCCCGCCTGACTGCCACCAAGCTGGCTCGCCGCGCCGATGATTCCGGGCGCATTCCCCGACCCTTGGCGCAAATAGAGCCAGCCCGCGAGCGCCCAGCCACCCAATTGGCGCTGGATCCAGAAAGGTTCGCCCTGCCCCGGATCGGCATGCGCGGCGGGGGCGAGCGGGAACCATAGAGGGCTGCGCGCCGCGGCGGCCGACCGCGCGAGACCGTCAGGCGGCGGCAGCAGCCGCGCGAAGAGCGCGAGGCGAAGGCCGTGGCGGTCGGCGGCCAGTCCGCTGGCTTCGCCTTCGGCGGCATAGGGCGCATCCACCGACCGAGCCGCCATGGCGGTCGAGATGGACGACCGGCTTGCCAGCTCCGGCGTCGACGGGAGGGGCTGGCGAGAGGGCATGGCGGGCTTATCTTCCGGGAAGGCGTCGCTCGCCGCAAAGGGGGACGGCACCGACCACGGCGGGGCGGCGGGATCGGGCGCTGGTGGCGGCGCGAGATCCCACGACATCATGACGCGCACGACGATCCAGCCACTGACGCACAGGAGCAGGAAACGCAGCGCCGGGGCGTCGCGGCGCGCGTCGATGCGGCGCGCCATCACCGCGCCATCGCCCTGGCGAAGCCGTCATCATGTGCGCCCTCATTTTCCAGATGCTCGGTCTTGTCCCAAACGACCTCGCCCGATCGCAACATCCGCCAATAGAGGATGATCGCGCGCCGCGCGGCGAGCATCGCGATCACATTCGCCACAAAGGCGCGCGGCAGCGAAAGCAGCGCGGTACGAAGGCCGTACCAGCGCGCGGTAAAATGCCCGCGCATCGCCATGCGCCAGCACAGCATGACCGCATTGAAGGTGAGAAGCAGGCGCATGCCATCGCCGACGATGATCGCATTCCAGCCCAGCAGATGCTGCCCCGCCCAGCCCAGTGCGGTCAACAGCCCCCCGACATAGGCTGCAAGGAGAATGAGCGCAGCCAGCGGCGCGCGGCGGTCGCGCCACAGCATCCAGCGCGCGGTCCAAGCGCGGCTCGCGGAAAGGTCGGCGTCACCCTGCCGTGACCCCGGCCAGCCGAGATGATCCCATCCGGCCAACGCGATCCCGGCGATCCAGCGCGATTTCTGCCGCACCGCTTTTTCGGTGCTGCCCGGGAAGGCCCCCCGCGACACGACGCGATCGCCCGCTAGTCCGGCCGTGTCGACAAAACGCGTTCCAAGGCCGTAAGCGCCGATCACCATGCCGATCTCATAATCTTCGGTCAGGCTGTCGCAGCGAAACGGCTCGCCGCCGCGCTCGATCGCCAACAGCGCGAGAGCGGTGCGCGTCAGCGCGCAGCCGACCCCCGCCGAGGGGAGCGGCAGGCCGAGACGTGAGCGCACGACCAGTTCCTTGCCATGCGCTTCGGCAAATTCGTCGCCATAATGCCCGCCGACCCAGCGTTCGGCGCGTTTGAGCAAGGGGACGACAGGGATCTGCACCATCGCATTTTCACCGAGATAGCGGCGATAGAGCGCGAGTTCGCCCGGATGGACATGATCCTCGGCATCGTGAAGGACGATGGCGGAGAAAAGCATGCCCTCGGCGCGCTCATCCTCGCCGAGCGCCGCCCACAGCCGGTTAAGATTGTCGCCCTTCGTCGTCGGCCCCTCGCGGTTGCCGATGACAAGCCGCAGCCGTGCGTCGCGCGCGGCCAATGGCGACACGGCAAAGAGCGTCGCGGCATCATTGGGATAACAGCCGACATAGAGGCGAAAATCCTCGCCCTCCCACGCACTGAGCGTCCGCTGCAGCATCGCGGGAAGGGCTTTGGCCTCGTCCCAGGCGGGCACGAACACCGCGAAGCGCCCCTCGACCGGTGGCGCATTGGGTATTAACGATGGCCCGTGGCGGCGCGTCGCCAGCCACAAAGCATCGAACAGCAAATCGTCGAACCCGAACAGCAATATTCCGACCGATGCGAAAAGCATGAGTT contains these protein-coding regions:
- a CDS encoding glycosyl transferase family protein; the encoded protein is MELSTAWLEWLVLGAGHELMLFASVGILLFGFDDLLFDALWLATRRHGPSLIPNAPPVEGRFAVFVPAWDEAKALPAMLQRTLSAWEGEDFRLYVGCYPNDAATLFAVSPLAARDARLRLVIGNREGPTTKGDNLNRLWAALGEDERAEGMLFSAIVLHDAEDHVHPGELALYRRYLGENAMVQIPVVPLLKRAERWVGGHYGDEFAEAHGKELVVRSRLGLPLPSAGVGCALTRTALALLAIERGGEPFRCDSLTEDYEIGMVIGAYGLGTRFVDTAGLAGDRVVSRGAFPGSTEKAVRQKSRWIAGIALAGWDHLGWPGSRQGDADLSASRAWTARWMLWRDRRAPLAALILLAAYVGGLLTALGWAGQHLLGWNAIIVGDGMRLLLTFNAVMLCWRMAMRGHFTARWYGLRTALLSLPRAFVANVIAMLAARRAIILYWRMLRSGEVVWDKTEHLENEGAHDDGFARAMAR
- a CDS encoding VOC family protein, producing MGHVKGIGGLFFRARDPEALNAWYKERLGIGAGCNADDSGPVDEWTWNVAAGPVVFAPFKADTDYFAADRQFMINLRVDDLDAVLAPFREAGDEVITKDEWNDPAIGRFARVHDPEGNPIELWEPPKG
- a CDS encoding cold-shock protein; this encodes MPIGTVKFFNSDKGYGFIANEDGSGDSFVHISAVERAGMSTLNKEQRVSYELETDQRGKTSAVNLQPA
- a CDS encoding cell wall hydrolase gives rise to the protein MADALRMRRTDVKHFVGVSAYKAGWPRLRESRASGTMDFDTRMKPELTLTARSTWRDPLPEKPAGPGRAFWAAIVGVMSVACLAFLLSSGQLRAPVVFGPYSVSVPLNFRAYDPERWAIMNAEDYADALKIDPTLPDPNSVGYGDAAALPPADPALLREEAFVGPPAKSYVFRGVTALDRERAHYCLTAAVYYEAASETDDGMRGVAQTVINRVRHPSFPNTVCGVVFQGSQRAGVCQFTFSCDGAMARAPERRNWLRASRVASAALGGTVFPKVGLATHYHTQAIWPRWGKSLVMTNIVGAHIFHRWRGRWGMPDAFRAPYLGREPVPGPYLPLAQQLTILKGQGLPPGAGPAPMLTGAAAPLPDTPAAPLPGTMAPAAPVAPPPAAAPAAQTYADPRLNQSGQVREEFKGSGEWKQ
- a CDS encoding TIGR02186 family protein, translating into MSAPRALLLSLAALLLPAAAHAADPRLVPDVSSRAIDIQYSFTGEELLLFGAILYPGQRLPDDRADIVVVLKGPVRPIILREKRRVAGIWVNASSIRLRTSPAFYAIGSSRPIDKLVDERTAAIFELGLANLSMSPSGFSEARKLERFEAGLTDLYRRSGLFVENPAAVEITEGVLYRARIPVPARVPVGTYRAETYLISRGRVLAVASRDVQIRKAGFERFVALAAQHHGFLYGLSAVLLSLVLGYGASAIFRRR
- a CDS encoding ATP-binding protein, which encodes MIGEVVDISGSASRILLDAAAIGKLSSSSDAAVAMAGQVGAQVKVRVGNIWLIASIRDQQLHERGEGLIVATIDFLGEGEEEKITGRIHNFRRGVTRYPIPGSQVFAATSADLKQIYAADERAHVEIGTVYPTKDIRGSLYVDAMLGKHFALLGSTGTGKSTSAALILHKICELAPQGHIVMIDPHGEYSAAFKGIGALFDVDNLAMPYWLMNFEEHCEVFVTAEGRDRQADCDVLARCLLQARTKNRLAEGMTKITVDSPIPYLLSDLLNILQNEMGKLDKATSSAPFMRIKGKIEEMRADPRYNFMFSGMLVADTMANFLGKIFRLPSDGRPISIIDVSGVPSDITGVVVAVLSRLTFDYAIWSRGEPQRPILLVCEEAHRYIPSKDTGQGQAVRKILERIAKEGRKYGVSLGLITQRPSDLAEGVLSQCGTIISMRLNNERDQHFVKAAMPEGARGFIDSIPALRNRECIVCGEGVSIPIRVYLDTLEEEKRPASSDPLFSKLWRETGGEAEILERVVKRWRSQGR
- a CDS encoding sulfite exporter TauE/SafE family protein, translated to MDLYLPVANLSVNALVIILLGGGVGFLSGMFGVGGGFLTTPLLIFYGIPPTVAAASAATQVTGASVSGVMAHLERGGVDLRMGWVLVAGGLLGSLIGAGLFELLTAWGQIDTVINILYVALLGIVGSFMGREAWGSFRAAQAGLPAPARKRRHHPMVANLPMRWRFYRSGLYISPLAPLLLGMVGGILTMLLGVGGGFIMVPAMLYLLGMGTQVVVGTSLFQILFVTIATTMVHALTTGAVDIVLAGLLLLGSVIGAQVGARFAQKVKPEYLRMALAAIVLLVALRMGVDLFIRPEEIYTVQ